One genomic region from Stutzerimonas decontaminans encodes:
- a CDS encoding site-specific integrase, with protein MSQRQSKTGVPHLVYQAKTGFQYYLTFPKHFAANPKLPAQIRWALSHDEALARDLAKYLNASFEQFLAKATEHYVELFSDRLLVDLQRFHLAVAEALKFADRVWKVRPSPMKLANQDLSVADARMMKESAERVVLYSHEPGGEIFFALTPTPALVKALGVGFVRFDWPLGTCNHNVASDAARYIYAALDVLETVPPSPGRYSKESPAFAAMTLYEYLCHARPDQGRNLMHIPPALPQSRQALHFHLQQANAMHLKLRIIDRALLVQEGSGLYVMLIELDPLCMKAHLREKKSFRVELLTSSIIIAVLMLTYTLQKVDKVLLRYFQEDDHQDPYAQAMQEIGDLVRRMLGSAATAEPMQTIPELNSPTDAVAPPQDPGTLALLNALGSVLPDAQKAKLETLFTQPSVNDRIVSPARGSNAGLSLAALVKEYEERQIREGAWANPRTRITAKARLEGLCELLGGHRQVETLTRAEFNTLRDHLRSYPKNRHRLRATRNQPLSKIISDGKFEPINPRTAKKFFELARALVTYAHDQGYITENIAAGLAFSTKGAEAPRKRTYSPSQIEKLLHGPAYTLTTPPRWRLDDYKFWLPLLGLFTGARLSELCQLRLEDIRQELGVWLISINRSGSKQLKTSDSERLVPIHRQLIESGFLEFHQARLEAVERDGKAPLFDNIRVYGDLSPGHVASRWFLGSSQISRGYLGLCGLGDDGLTYHGLRHTFINQFRRQNLDLAKAKALVGHSDKSTTGGYGDCYPSDVLKDELDKLDFGLGLGHIHYRHYQELRERQGVFNVGRPVGTPFPSVRVAKRHWKTYA; from the coding sequence ATGTCCCAGCGCCAAAGCAAAACAGGTGTTCCGCACCTCGTCTATCAAGCCAAAACCGGCTTCCAGTACTACCTGACTTTCCCAAAGCATTTCGCAGCCAACCCCAAGCTGCCCGCGCAAATCCGGTGGGCGCTAAGTCACGACGAAGCCCTAGCCCGCGATCTCGCTAAGTACCTGAATGCTTCTTTCGAGCAGTTCCTTGCCAAGGCAACCGAGCACTACGTCGAGCTCTTTTCTGACCGCCTGCTGGTTGACCTCCAAAGGTTTCACCTTGCGGTAGCGGAAGCACTTAAATTCGCCGACCGAGTTTGGAAAGTCCGCCCGTCGCCAATGAAGCTCGCGAACCAAGACCTTTCGGTCGCCGACGCTCGCATGATGAAAGAGAGTGCCGAGCGTGTAGTGCTCTATAGCCACGAGCCAGGGGGCGAAATTTTCTTCGCACTGACACCAACGCCCGCACTGGTAAAAGCGCTTGGCGTTGGGTTCGTACGCTTCGACTGGCCGCTCGGAACCTGCAATCACAACGTCGCCAGCGACGCTGCCCGGTACATTTACGCCGCCCTTGATGTGCTTGAGACTGTCCCACCCTCTCCAGGTCGCTACTCGAAAGAATCTCCTGCGTTTGCAGCGATGACGCTTTATGAATACCTGTGCCATGCCCGCCCAGACCAGGGTCGGAATCTCATGCACATCCCCCCAGCACTACCGCAATCTCGGCAAGCTTTGCATTTTCATCTTCAGCAAGCCAACGCGATGCATCTGAAGCTCCGCATCATTGATCGAGCGCTCTTGGTGCAGGAGGGATCGGGGCTTTATGTGATGCTTATCGAACTCGATCCGCTGTGCATGAAAGCGCATCTGAGAGAAAAGAAAAGCTTTCGGGTTGAGCTGCTCACTAGCTCCATCATCATTGCGGTCCTCATGCTGACGTATACGCTGCAGAAGGTTGATAAGGTGCTGTTGCGTTACTTTCAGGAAGACGATCACCAAGATCCTTACGCCCAAGCCATGCAGGAAATCGGTGACCTGGTTCGGCGGATGTTGGGTTCTGCTGCAACCGCCGAGCCTATGCAGACGATTCCGGAGCTGAACTCGCCGACAGATGCTGTGGCACCGCCACAGGATCCAGGCACGCTCGCGTTGCTGAATGCGCTCGGGAGCGTTCTGCCCGACGCGCAGAAAGCCAAGCTTGAAACCCTCTTTACGCAACCCTCCGTCAACGATCGCATTGTCTCGCCGGCGCGTGGTTCAAACGCAGGGTTGAGCCTCGCAGCTTTGGTAAAGGAATACGAAGAACGGCAAATTCGTGAAGGCGCCTGGGCTAACCCGCGGACTCGCATTACCGCAAAGGCCCGCCTGGAAGGCCTGTGCGAGCTGCTTGGCGGGCACCGGCAAGTCGAGACGCTGACTCGCGCTGAATTCAACACGCTACGCGATCATCTGCGTAGCTATCCGAAGAACCGGCATCGCCTCCGTGCCACGCGTAACCAGCCGCTAAGTAAGATCATTAGCGACGGTAAGTTCGAGCCAATCAACCCTCGCACTGCGAAAAAGTTTTTTGAGCTGGCAAGGGCCCTTGTCACCTACGCTCATGATCAGGGTTACATCACCGAAAATATCGCGGCCGGATTGGCATTCAGCACCAAAGGAGCCGAGGCGCCGAGGAAGCGCACGTATAGCCCAAGCCAGATCGAGAAACTTCTTCACGGTCCGGCCTACACACTGACCACGCCGCCGCGCTGGCGCTTGGATGACTACAAGTTTTGGCTGCCGCTGCTTGGCCTTTTTACAGGCGCAAGGCTAAGTGAGCTGTGCCAGCTACGGCTCGAAGACATTCGGCAAGAACTCGGCGTCTGGCTCATCAGCATCAATCGAAGCGGGTCGAAACAGCTGAAGACGTCCGATTCGGAAAGGTTGGTGCCGATTCACCGGCAGCTTATCGAGTCGGGCTTCCTGGAGTTTCATCAAGCACGCCTGGAAGCTGTCGAGCGAGACGGCAAGGCTCCGCTTTTCGACAATATTCGGGTATACGGCGACCTTTCTCCCGGGCATGTTGCGAGCCGTTGGTTTCTCGGCTCAAGCCAGATTAGCCGGGGTTACCTTGGGCTTTGCGGCCTGGGAGATGACGGCCTGACGTACCACGGTCTGCGCCACACCTTTATCAATCAATTTCGCAGACAGAACCTTGACCTGGCGAAAGCCAAAGCGCTTGTAGGCCACTCGGATAAAAGTACCACCGGTGGGTACGGCGACTGCTATCCGTCTGACGTGCTCAAAGACGAGCTCGACAAGCTCGATTTCGGGCTAGGGCTGGGACACATCCATTACCGGCACTATCAAGAGTTACGAGAACGCCAGGGCGTTTTCAATGTCGGTCGCCCGGTTGGCACCCCCTTCCCCAGCGTGCGGGTTGCTAAGCGACACTGGAAAACGTACGCATAA
- a CDS encoding site-specific integrase, with protein MNVTAPLSIPFYKGLSLIVEPGHEEHLRIALANISAITDAINRFQSSPLLTEFMDITLSRFLRENNYAGKSEHMLRARMEKLKIALTQDNPTRRVAELDRADVQRLKDQLPSLLKQNAASGSKGANLTTYYQLFNRMLDEALESKLITEAIKVATCNTKHAEITKPFLDSNLNQMFSGWPYRKYLAGDLPKINQDAKPYRFWLLPLGLYTGARLNELCQLRVHDVIQDVHGVDLIDINDNGYNKSLKTGPSARQIPICSKLVEMGFLNFVEERRQADGNDALLFNELSFDPKHLYSRDPSRFFCGPCTGTGYIGQHCPPAVNGGLNFKSLRRSFAVRLERSGISPSTIAYLLGHEGGAPEVTADHYLEQPLSLRLLEQMERGLTYNAQTEQIRWEHFKKLLANQAGRGKRGRRTKQKPC; from the coding sequence ATGAATGTAACTGCCCCCCTCTCCATTCCTTTTTACAAAGGCCTGAGTCTTATCGTCGAACCCGGCCATGAAGAACACTTGCGAATCGCGTTGGCAAACATTTCAGCGATTACGGATGCGATAAACCGCTTTCAGTCTTCTCCTTTGCTTACCGAGTTCATGGACATAACGCTGTCCCGCTTTCTGCGAGAAAACAATTACGCAGGGAAATCCGAGCACATGCTTCGAGCGCGGATGGAGAAACTAAAAATCGCTCTGACGCAAGATAATCCTACCCGCCGAGTTGCTGAGCTTGATCGGGCCGACGTACAGCGTCTGAAGGATCAGCTACCGTCGTTACTCAAGCAGAACGCTGCGTCGGGTAGCAAAGGCGCAAACCTCACGACCTACTATCAGTTGTTCAATCGAATGCTGGACGAAGCACTTGAGAGCAAGCTGATTACCGAGGCGATCAAAGTCGCGACCTGCAATACAAAACACGCCGAAATCACCAAGCCATTTCTGGATAGCAATCTGAATCAGATGTTCTCAGGCTGGCCCTACAGAAAGTATCTCGCAGGCGACCTGCCGAAAATCAACCAGGACGCCAAGCCCTATCGGTTTTGGTTGCTCCCGCTTGGGCTCTATACCGGCGCGCGGCTTAACGAGCTCTGCCAGCTACGTGTGCATGATGTGATCCAGGATGTCCACGGCGTAGACCTTATCGATATCAACGATAATGGCTACAACAAGTCGTTGAAGACGGGGCCGTCGGCTCGGCAGATTCCAATCTGCTCGAAGCTAGTGGAGATGGGCTTTCTAAATTTCGTAGAAGAACGGCGCCAGGCCGATGGCAATGACGCTCTGCTTTTCAACGAGCTGAGCTTCGATCCAAAGCACCTATACTCCCGCGACCCAAGTCGGTTTTTCTGCGGGCCGTGCACGGGTACAGGATACATCGGTCAGCACTGTCCGCCGGCGGTTAATGGCGGGCTCAATTTTAAAAGTCTCCGTCGCTCGTTTGCCGTTCGGCTGGAACGGTCAGGCATATCTCCATCCACGATCGCCTATCTGCTCGGCCATGAGGGTGGTGCACCAGAAGTCACAGCAGACCATTACCTGGAGCAGCCACTGAGTCTGAGATTACTGGAGCAGATGGAACGGGGACTGACATACAACGCACAGACCGAGCAGATCCGCTGGGAGCATTTTAAAAAGCTGCTCGCAAACCAAGCCGGACGCGGAAAGCGAGGAAGGAGAACTAAGCAAAAGCCTTGCTAG
- a CDS encoding histone-like nucleoid-structuring protein, MvaT/MvaU family: MSKLAEFKALEAQLAAQLKQLDALKNDDKLKREIEFEEKLRNLMGQYDVGLREIISILDPQPSRTSISATPTSQAPRRQRQVKVYKNPETGEVVETKGGNHKILKAWKEKHGAEKVEGWLQ; this comes from the coding sequence ATGTCCAAACTCGCCGAATTCAAAGCTCTAGAAGCCCAGCTCGCAGCCCAGCTCAAGCAGCTTGATGCTCTTAAGAATGACGACAAACTCAAGCGCGAAATCGAGTTCGAGGAAAAACTCCGCAATTTGATGGGGCAATATGACGTAGGCCTGCGCGAAATTATTTCAATATTGGATCCGCAGCCCAGCCGCACCAGCATCAGCGCCACCCCGACGTCTCAAGCGCCTCGTCGGCAGCGCCAAGTTAAGGTTTACAAAAACCCAGAAACTGGAGAGGTGGTAGAGACGAAGGGTGGCAATCATAAGATTTTGAAAGCTTGGAAAGAAAAGCACGGCGCCGAAAAGGTAGAGGGTTGGCTTCAGTAA
- a CDS encoding LexA family protein has translation MPVHMLGPAAPATIALPFFSFCVPAGFPSPAQDHMEGSISLDELMNIRAPHTYLARADGESMIQVGIFDRDILIIDRGREAEKGEVIIAALNNEPLVKIFDRAGSQVILRSANPKFPPRYLLESEELYVWGVVSYSIRIHGKY, from the coding sequence ATGCCCGTCCATATGTTGGGACCTGCTGCTCCCGCCACAATTGCACTGCCGTTTTTCAGTTTCTGCGTGCCCGCCGGATTCCCGAGCCCAGCGCAGGACCACATGGAGGGGAGCATCTCGCTCGACGAGCTGATGAACATCCGAGCTCCGCATACCTACCTGGCGCGCGCAGACGGGGAGAGCATGATCCAGGTCGGCATTTTCGACCGAGACATTCTGATCATCGACCGGGGACGGGAGGCAGAAAAAGGGGAGGTGATCATCGCAGCGCTGAATAACGAGCCTCTGGTCAAGATTTTCGACCGAGCCGGCAGCCAGGTCATTCTGCGCTCGGCTAATCCGAAGTTCCCGCCGCGGTACCTCCTCGAAAGCGAAGAACTCTACGTATGGGGCGTGGTGTCATACAGCATCCGAATCCATGGCAAGTACTGA
- a CDS encoding SOS response-associated peptidase family protein encodes MCGRFAQYRIAYEYLDKIAMQLPLPLRGSVNPEPIGRYNVCPQSLVQLLHQDDDGLRMEPVKWGYAPLWAQGKRPPAINARVETAATSKFFRDIWQTGRAIVPADGWYEWKKDAANPKIKQPYYITLRSGEPMFFAALGRFQRGASLEPRDGDGFVVITSSSAAGMLDIHDRRPLVLSPEYAALWMQQELLPLKAEELALAHGLCVEEFEWHPVGKDVGNVRNDGPELINRIAQPLV; translated from the coding sequence ATGTGTGGACGTTTCGCTCAGTACCGAATCGCCTATGAGTACCTGGACAAGATCGCGATGCAGCTGCCCTTGCCATTGCGTGGCAGCGTGAATCCTGAGCCAATCGGACGCTACAACGTGTGTCCGCAATCACTGGTTCAGCTCCTGCACCAGGACGATGATGGCCTGCGCATGGAGCCGGTCAAGTGGGGTTACGCCCCATTGTGGGCACAGGGGAAGCGACCACCAGCGATAAATGCCAGGGTGGAAACGGCCGCGACTAGCAAGTTCTTTCGCGATATCTGGCAAACCGGCCGCGCAATAGTGCCCGCTGATGGTTGGTACGAGTGGAAGAAGGACGCGGCCAACCCGAAGATCAAGCAGCCCTACTACATCACGCTCCGTAGCGGCGAGCCGATGTTTTTCGCTGCGCTCGGGCGGTTTCAGCGAGGCGCCTCGCTGGAACCCCGAGACGGCGACGGCTTTGTTGTCATTACGTCATCTAGCGCTGCCGGCATGCTCGATATTCACGATCGGCGTCCTCTGGTTCTATCGCCAGAGTACGCTGCGCTCTGGATGCAGCAGGAGCTTTTGCCGCTCAAGGCTGAGGAGCTAGCACTGGCGCATGGTTTATGCGTCGAGGAATTCGAGTGGCATCCGGTGGGTAAGGACGTCGGGAACGTGCGGAATGATGGGCCGGAACTTATCAATAGGATCGCCCAGCCGCTGGTATAA